From a single Pyxidicoccus xibeiensis genomic region:
- a CDS encoding Hint domain-containing protein, translating to MAVLLFTGATASAQVPNEGRCASDQLFSNAAANERIEWALRCGYINSQAAFSYRYYFDVAASAVKPKDLFTYPLFGWLTNIYNTLVWVAPTDRNASCTVPYNATYGGNAHVVDECLVGCYTPEQKLRFSTGEVAIKEAMQTHRTDVVTLSPDATMDRLSFQTGQVVAYVADVVDAEQPILNIRTRKGGHLRVTTNHPVLDSSGVMKQADEFREGDELVREDGSLDPIDSIEKELYFGKTYNLKPSTYDPVTNIVVAQGFLNGSGRYQDKSVTENSRALLRKNIPDSVFVP from the coding sequence GTGGCGGTGCTGTTGTTCACCGGGGCCACTGCGTCCGCGCAGGTGCCCAACGAGGGCCGGTGCGCCTCGGATCAGCTCTTCAGCAACGCCGCGGCGAATGAGCGCATCGAGTGGGCGCTGCGGTGCGGGTACATCAACTCGCAGGCCGCCTTCAGCTACAGGTACTACTTCGATGTCGCCGCCTCGGCGGTGAAGCCCAAGGACCTCTTCACCTACCCGCTGTTCGGGTGGTTGACGAATATCTACAATACCCTGGTCTGGGTCGCGCCCACCGACCGGAATGCGTCATGCACGGTGCCGTACAACGCGACGTATGGTGGTAACGCCCACGTCGTGGATGAGTGCCTGGTGGGCTGCTACACGCCGGAGCAGAAGCTGCGCTTCTCCACGGGCGAGGTGGCCATCAAGGAGGCGATGCAGACGCATCGCACGGACGTCGTCACCCTGTCTCCGGACGCCACCATGGACCGGCTGTCCTTCCAGACGGGCCAGGTGGTGGCCTACGTGGCGGACGTGGTGGACGCCGAGCAGCCCATCCTCAACATCCGCACCCGGAAGGGCGGCCACCTGCGCGTCACCACCAACCACCCCGTCCTGGACAGCTCCGGCGTGATGAAGCAGGCCGATGAGTTCCGGGAGGGCGACGAGCTGGTCCGCGAGGACGGCTCGCTCGACCCCATCGACTCCATCGAGAAGGAGCTGTACTTCGGGAAGACGTACAACCTGAAGCCTTCCACGTACGACCCGGTGACCAACATCGTCGTGGCCCAGGGCTTCCTCAATGGCTCTGGCCGCTACCAGGACAAGTCGGTCACCGAGAACAGCCGGGCCCTGCTGCGCAAGAACATCCCGGACTCTGTCTTCGTGCCGTAA
- a CDS encoding class I SAM-dependent methyltransferase, whose amino-acid sequence MLIKRRLKELLAQGLVNGGRRLGLLDDPRMFQVFERSGYHVTPNHFYQPIPDTGSLPESLWGARSEMVGVDLRASSQLELLERISAKYRDEYTAFPRGPTGAPHEYHLDNSAFGTVDAELLYCLVRELRPRRLFEIGSGWSTRLAAQACRMNASQGAPACELVAFEPYPSDVLRAGFPGLTRLEPVKAQDIPLSEVARLEENDILFIDSSHVLKVGSDVQVEFLELLPRLKKGVVVHIHDIFLPAEYPRDWVLEHRRFWTEQYLLQAFLSFNDSFEVLWGSSFMHLTQPERLRQAFPSYRGAPVDWPGSFWIRRVK is encoded by the coding sequence ATGCTCATCAAGCGCCGACTCAAGGAGCTGCTGGCCCAGGGACTGGTCAACGGAGGCCGCCGGCTCGGGCTGCTCGATGACCCTCGGATGTTCCAGGTCTTCGAGCGGAGCGGCTACCACGTCACGCCGAACCACTTCTATCAGCCCATCCCCGACACGGGCTCGCTGCCGGAGTCGCTCTGGGGCGCGCGCTCGGAGATGGTGGGCGTGGACCTGCGCGCCTCGAGTCAGCTCGAGCTGCTGGAGCGCATCTCCGCGAAGTACCGCGACGAGTACACGGCGTTTCCGCGCGGTCCCACGGGCGCGCCGCATGAGTACCACCTGGACAACAGCGCGTTCGGGACGGTGGACGCGGAGCTGCTGTACTGCCTCGTGCGGGAGCTCAGGCCGCGCCGGCTCTTCGAGATTGGCTCGGGCTGGTCCACGCGGCTGGCCGCCCAGGCGTGCCGGATGAACGCGTCACAGGGCGCGCCCGCGTGTGAGCTGGTGGCGTTCGAGCCGTATCCGAGCGACGTGCTGCGCGCGGGCTTCCCCGGGCTGACGCGCCTGGAGCCGGTGAAGGCGCAGGACATCCCGTTGTCGGAGGTGGCGAGGCTGGAGGAGAACGACATCCTCTTCATCGACTCCAGCCATGTGCTGAAGGTGGGCAGTGATGTCCAGGTGGAGTTCCTGGAGCTGCTGCCCCGACTGAAGAAGGGCGTGGTGGTGCACATCCACGACATCTTCCTGCCAGCGGAGTATCCGCGGGACTGGGTGCTGGAGCACCGCCGCTTCTGGACGGAGCAGTACCTGCTCCAGGCGTTCCTGTCCTTCAACGACAGCTTCGAGGTGCTCTGGGGCAGCAGCTTCATGCACCTGACGCAACCGGAGCGGCTCCGTCAGGCCTTCCCCTCCTACCGGGGCGCTCCCGTGGACTGGCCCGGCAGCTTCTGGATTCGCCGGGTGAAGTGA
- a CDS encoding alpha/beta hydrolase: MYVALGVAAGIAIPVLALRQWLLHRECEPAKAEPFEGDVYRVGKAAIAERRVENPKATVICMHGFVSDMRYFTHHYTDPDLQLILLTSCDYHIPITNPRYKDAPWAKVPTEREGTISYDAAVLVQALEHLPRTDTIRVHGHSRGGAVILEAASMRPDLFKRVEVVLEAPVLPQAKPYASTSAVQLWLLSFFVPLWRREPISKRNRGAWGPLENERKKELIMAFPFNPKRVATMAANLQGIGHWMMGRDTSLYRNLVRGTVIVPGKDRVLDTHSMLESARKAEPTLNVVQLDGCSHFPLWDRPESIPPLERTTGHAAARG; this comes from the coding sequence ATGTACGTCGCCCTCGGAGTCGCCGCCGGCATCGCCATCCCCGTGCTCGCCCTGCGGCAGTGGCTGCTGCACAGAGAGTGTGAGCCGGCCAAGGCGGAGCCCTTCGAAGGGGACGTGTACCGAGTCGGCAAGGCGGCCATCGCCGAGCGGCGCGTCGAGAACCCGAAGGCCACGGTCATCTGCATGCACGGCTTCGTCTCCGACATGCGGTACTTCACGCACCACTACACCGACCCGGACCTCCAGCTCATCCTGCTGACGAGCTGCGACTACCACATCCCCATCACCAACCCGCGGTACAAGGACGCCCCCTGGGCGAAGGTGCCGACGGAGCGGGAAGGCACCATCTCCTACGACGCCGCGGTGCTGGTGCAGGCGCTGGAGCACCTGCCGAGGACGGACACCATCCGGGTGCATGGCCACTCGCGAGGAGGCGCCGTCATCCTGGAGGCCGCGTCGATGCGGCCCGACCTGTTCAAGCGCGTGGAGGTGGTGCTGGAGGCACCGGTGCTGCCCCAGGCGAAGCCCTACGCGAGCACCTCGGCCGTGCAGCTCTGGCTGCTGTCCTTCTTCGTGCCGCTGTGGCGCAGGGAGCCCATCTCGAAGCGCAACCGGGGTGCCTGGGGCCCGCTGGAGAACGAGCGGAAGAAGGAACTCATCATGGCCTTCCCGTTCAACCCGAAGCGGGTGGCCACGATGGCGGCCAACCTGCAAGGAATTGGTCACTGGATGATGGGGCGCGACACGTCCCTCTACCGGAACCTCGTGCGTGGCACGGTGATTGTGCCTGGGAAGGACCGGGTACTGGACACGCACTCCATGCTGGAGAGCGCCCGAAAGGCGGAGCCGACGCTGAACGTGGTTCAGCTGGATGGGTGCAGCCACTTCCCGCTGTGGGACCGACCCGAGTCGATTCCGCCGCTGGAGCGCACGACGGGGCACGCCGCCGCGCGCGGGTGA
- a CDS encoding acyl-CoA dehydrogenase family protein — protein MACDDETLAQLLSTLDRFVKERLVPNEHRVADDDAIPRDIVGEMRDLGLFGLSTPTDYGGIGLNMSQEVQVAFVLGQTSPAFRSLIGTNNGIGSQGIILDGTEEQKRKYLPRLASGEIVGAFALTEPNAGSDASALSTTARREGDHYVLNGTKRYITNAPEAGLFTVMARTNTEDKGASGISAFLVEAGTPGLHIGPVDRKMGQKGTHTADVMFEDCRVPATQLLGGREGQGFKTAMKVLDRGRLHIAAVCVGVSERLIRESLRYAMERQQFGKPIAEFQLIQAMLADSRMEAYAARCMVLDAAHKRDQGQNISTEASCCKLFASEMVGRVADRAVQIFGGAGYIADYGIERFYRDVRLFRLYEGTSQIQQLVIARNMMREAT, from the coding sequence ATGGCCTGTGATGATGAGACGCTCGCCCAGCTGCTCTCCACGCTGGACCGCTTCGTGAAGGAGCGGCTGGTGCCCAACGAGCACCGCGTCGCGGACGACGACGCCATCCCCAGGGACATCGTCGGGGAGATGCGCGACCTGGGACTGTTCGGGCTGTCGACACCGACGGACTACGGCGGCATCGGCCTGAACATGAGCCAGGAGGTGCAGGTGGCCTTCGTGCTCGGGCAGACGTCGCCCGCGTTCCGCTCGCTGATTGGCACGAACAACGGGATTGGCTCGCAGGGCATCATCCTGGACGGGACGGAGGAGCAGAAGCGCAAGTACCTGCCCCGCCTGGCGTCCGGAGAGATTGTCGGCGCCTTCGCGCTGACGGAGCCCAACGCGGGCTCGGACGCCTCGGCGCTGAGCACCACGGCCCGGCGTGAGGGCGACCACTACGTGCTCAACGGCACCAAGCGCTACATCACCAACGCGCCGGAGGCCGGGCTGTTCACGGTGATGGCGAGGACGAACACCGAGGACAAGGGCGCCAGCGGCATCTCCGCCTTCCTCGTGGAGGCGGGCACGCCGGGCCTGCACATCGGTCCGGTGGACCGGAAGATGGGCCAGAAGGGCACGCACACCGCCGACGTGATGTTCGAGGACTGCCGCGTGCCGGCGACCCAGCTCCTGGGAGGCAGGGAAGGCCAGGGCTTCAAGACGGCGATGAAGGTGTTGGACAGGGGCCGGCTGCACATCGCGGCCGTCTGCGTCGGCGTCTCCGAGCGCCTCATCCGCGAGAGCCTGCGGTATGCGATGGAGCGGCAGCAGTTCGGCAAGCCGATTGCCGAGTTCCAGCTCATCCAGGCCATGCTGGCCGACAGCCGGATGGAGGCCTACGCCGCGCGCTGCATGGTCCTGGACGCGGCGCACAAGCGCGACCAGGGGCAGAACATCAGCACCGAGGCCTCCTGCTGCAAGCTGTTCGCGAGCGAGATGGTGGGCCGCGTGGCGGACCGGGCGGTGCAGATCTTCGGTGGCGCGGGCTACATCGCGGACTACGGCATCGAGCGCTTCTACCGGGACGTGCGCCTGTTCCGGCTGTATGAGGGCACCAGCCAGATTCAGCAGCTCGTCATCGCGCGCAACATGATGCGCGAGGCGACCTGA
- a CDS encoding IclR family transcriptional regulator has protein sequence MPRFSPLSSPPNEVGAAYVESLEQIGEEEVKDRQFVTALARGLEILRAFTPQRPMLGNQELAASTGLPKPTISRLTHTLTRLGYLNYSERRGKYQLSTRVLALGFAALSNMGVRDVARPLMQELADYANVPVSLGSRDRLNIVYVEHCRSTAAVTLRLDVGSRLPMATTAMGRALLAALPEGERRYLMGHMAKREPEKWPRIQAGIEQALDEYHTHGFTLSIGDWDRDVNAVGVPLISPDGSGILAFNCGGPSFLLPRQRLLLDVGPRLVNLVRNVEAALLRR, from the coding sequence ATGCCCCGCTTCTCCCCCCTCTCGTCCCCTCCGAATGAAGTCGGCGCCGCCTACGTGGAGTCCCTGGAGCAGATAGGCGAGGAGGAGGTGAAGGACCGGCAGTTCGTGACAGCGCTGGCCCGCGGGCTGGAGATCCTGCGTGCCTTCACGCCGCAGCGGCCGATGCTGGGGAACCAGGAGCTGGCGGCCAGCACGGGGCTGCCAAAGCCAACCATCTCCCGGCTGACCCACACGCTGACGCGGCTGGGCTACCTCAACTACTCGGAGCGGCGCGGGAAGTATCAGCTGAGCACGCGGGTGCTGGCGCTCGGCTTCGCGGCGCTCTCCAACATGGGCGTGCGCGACGTGGCCCGGCCGCTCATGCAGGAGTTGGCGGACTACGCCAACGTCCCGGTGTCCCTGGGGAGCAGGGACAGACTGAACATCGTCTACGTCGAGCACTGCCGCTCCACCGCCGCGGTGACGCTGCGGCTGGACGTCGGCTCGCGGCTCCCGATGGCCACCACGGCCATGGGACGCGCGCTGCTCGCCGCCCTGCCCGAGGGGGAGCGGCGCTACCTGATGGGCCACATGGCGAAGCGCGAGCCGGAGAAGTGGCCGCGCATCCAGGCGGGCATCGAGCAGGCGCTCGACGAGTACCACACGCACGGCTTCACCCTGTCCATCGGTGACTGGGACCGGGACGTGAATGCGGTGGGCGTGCCCCTCATCTCTCCGGACGGAAGCGGCATCCTGGCCTTCAACTGTGGGGGCCCGTCGTTCCTGCTCCCCCGCCAGCGGCTGCTGCTCGACGTGGGCCCCCGCCTGGTGAACCTGGTTCGCAATGTGGAAGCGGCCCTGCTGCGGCGCTGA
- a CDS encoding 3-hydroxyacyl-CoA dehydrogenase: protein MAETELILGVVGTGIMGRGIAQLAAQAGIAVRLFDTRPGAAEEAREAVGAMFSSLATKGRMSPEEAREATGRLQPIPSEAALAGCHVVVEAIVEDLSAKQELFARIEGIVGPDCLLATNTSSLSVTAIASACERPGRVGGFHFFNPVPLMKVVEVIEGARTEPWVGEKLVALAQRMGHRPVRAADTPGFIVNHAGRGFGTEALRILQEGIASFDEVDRILREAAGFRMGPFELLDLTGLDVSHPVMESVYEQFYQEPRFRPSYVLRQRLTAGLLGRKSGHGFYAYEGGKQHPVPAPSVPKGERRPVWVAADEAGWRDTLLSLVPGAGWSLDDGERPGPESLCLVAPLGRDATTTALMLGVDAERTVAVDLLLGPERRRTVMSTPVTRPAFLDSALALLSADGTAVSRIHDSTGFVAQRVLATIVNIACDIAQQRIASPEDIDAAVTLGLGYPRGPLAWGDAIGPRRLLKALDAMHAASGDPRYRASPWLSRRARLGVSLLTPER from the coding sequence ATGGCTGAGACTGAGCTCATCCTGGGCGTCGTCGGCACCGGCATCATGGGCCGGGGAATCGCGCAGCTCGCTGCCCAGGCTGGCATTGCAGTGCGTCTGTTCGACACCCGTCCTGGCGCCGCGGAGGAAGCGCGCGAGGCCGTCGGCGCGATGTTCAGCTCGCTGGCGACCAAGGGGCGCATGTCTCCCGAGGAAGCGCGCGAGGCGACGGGCCGGCTCCAGCCCATCCCCAGTGAAGCGGCGCTCGCTGGCTGCCACGTCGTCGTGGAGGCCATCGTCGAGGACCTCTCGGCGAAGCAGGAGCTGTTCGCGCGCATCGAGGGAATCGTCGGGCCCGACTGCCTCCTGGCCACCAACACCTCGTCGCTCTCCGTGACGGCCATCGCCTCCGCGTGCGAGCGCCCCGGCCGGGTGGGCGGCTTCCACTTCTTCAACCCGGTGCCGTTGATGAAGGTGGTGGAGGTCATCGAGGGCGCGCGCACCGAGCCATGGGTCGGCGAGAAGCTGGTCGCGCTCGCTCAGCGGATGGGGCACCGCCCGGTGCGTGCAGCGGACACGCCGGGCTTCATCGTCAACCACGCCGGGCGCGGCTTCGGGACGGAGGCGCTGCGCATCCTCCAGGAGGGCATTGCTTCGTTCGACGAAGTCGACCGCATCCTGCGCGAGGCCGCTGGGTTCCGGATGGGGCCCTTCGAGCTGCTGGACCTCACGGGGCTCGATGTCTCACACCCGGTGATGGAGTCCGTCTACGAGCAGTTCTACCAGGAGCCCCGATTCCGCCCGTCCTACGTGCTGCGCCAGCGGCTCACCGCGGGGCTGCTCGGCCGGAAGAGCGGCCACGGGTTCTACGCATACGAAGGTGGCAAGCAGCACCCCGTCCCCGCGCCCTCGGTGCCGAAGGGCGAGCGCCGGCCGGTGTGGGTCGCCGCCGATGAGGCGGGCTGGCGAGACACGCTGCTGTCCCTGGTGCCCGGCGCGGGCTGGTCCCTCGATGACGGGGAGCGACCCGGTCCGGAGTCGCTGTGCCTCGTCGCTCCGCTGGGCCGCGATGCCACCACCACCGCGCTGATGCTCGGGGTGGACGCCGAGCGCACGGTGGCCGTGGACCTGTTGCTGGGGCCCGAGCGCCGCCGCACGGTGATGAGCACTCCGGTGACGCGGCCCGCGTTCCTGGACTCGGCGCTGGCCCTGCTCTCGGCGGATGGCACGGCGGTGTCCCGCATCCACGACAGCACGGGCTTCGTCGCGCAGCGCGTGCTCGCCACCATCGTCAACATCGCCTGCGACATCGCCCAGCAGCGCATCGCCAGCCCGGAGGACATCGACGCCGCCGTCACGCTCGGCCTCGGGTACCCCCGAGGCCCGCTGGCCTGGGGCGATGCCATCGGCCCCCGGCGGTTGCTCAAGGCGCTGGACGCCATGCACGCCGCCTCTGGCGATCCTCGCTACCGCGCCAGTCCCTGGTTGTCCCGCCGGGCCCGGCTCGGCGTGTCCCTCCTCACCCCGGAGCGCTGA
- a CDS encoding 3-oxoadipyl-CoA thiolase — MSAFIYDGLRTPFGRHAGALAPVRPDDLLAGVIKALLARGPFEPGDVEDVVIGCTNQAGEDSRNVARHAALLSGLPIEVGGVTVNRLCGSGLAAVLDAARAATAGQGELFVAGGVESMSRAPFAMAKAESAYSRDARIYDTTMGARFPNPHLVARFGGDTMPETADNVARDLGIGREPSDRFALRSQQKYAAALARGFFSGELVPVELPGRRGAVTTVAVDEHPRPETTLDKLMALKPLAEDGVVTAGSASGINDGAAALLVGTLGVGERAGCKPLARIVSAAVAGVPPRTMGLGPVPASRKALERAGLTLADMDVIEVNEAFAVQVLGCLKLLEVSEDDSRVNPNGGAIAVGHPLGASGARLALTAARQLQVSGGRYALVTMCIGVGQGIAAILERV; from the coding sequence ATGAGTGCCTTCATCTACGATGGTCTGCGCACCCCCTTCGGCCGTCACGCCGGCGCACTGGCGCCAGTGCGGCCCGATGACCTGCTCGCCGGCGTCATCAAGGCGCTGCTCGCCCGGGGTCCCTTCGAGCCCGGTGACGTCGAGGACGTGGTCATCGGCTGCACCAACCAGGCCGGTGAGGACAGCCGCAACGTGGCCCGCCATGCGGCGCTGCTGTCCGGACTGCCCATCGAGGTCGGTGGCGTGACGGTCAACCGCCTCTGTGGCAGCGGGCTGGCGGCGGTGCTGGACGCGGCCCGGGCGGCCACGGCGGGGCAGGGGGAGCTGTTCGTCGCGGGCGGCGTGGAGAGCATGAGCCGCGCGCCCTTCGCCATGGCCAAGGCCGAGTCCGCCTACAGCCGCGACGCCCGCATCTACGACACGACGATGGGCGCGCGGTTTCCCAACCCGCACCTCGTCGCCCGCTTCGGCGGCGACACCATGCCGGAGACGGCGGACAACGTCGCCCGCGACCTGGGCATCGGACGCGAGCCGAGCGACCGCTTCGCCCTGCGCTCCCAGCAGAAGTACGCCGCCGCCCTGGCCCGTGGGTTCTTCTCCGGCGAGCTGGTGCCGGTGGAGCTCCCGGGCCGGCGGGGCGCGGTCACCACGGTGGCGGTGGACGAGCATCCGCGCCCGGAGACCACGCTCGACAAGCTGATGGCGCTGAAGCCGCTGGCCGAGGACGGCGTCGTCACCGCGGGCAGTGCCTCCGGCATCAACGACGGGGCCGCGGCCCTGCTCGTCGGGACGCTGGGCGTGGGGGAGCGGGCCGGGTGCAAGCCGCTGGCACGCATCGTCTCCGCCGCCGTCGCCGGGGTGCCGCCGCGCACCATGGGGCTGGGGCCGGTGCCTGCCTCGCGCAAGGCGCTGGAGCGGGCGGGGCTGACGCTCGCGGACATGGACGTCATCGAGGTCAACGAGGCCTTCGCCGTCCAGGTGCTCGGCTGCCTCAAGCTGCTGGAAGTGAGCGAGGACGACAGCCGGGTGAATCCGAACGGAGGCGCCATCGCCGTCGGTCACCCGCTGGGCGCCTCGGGGGCCCGCCTGGCGCTGACGGCCGCGCGGCAGCTCCAGGTGAGCGGTGGCCGGTACGCGCTCGTCACCATGTGCATCGGGGTGGGGCAGGGCATCGCCGCCATCCTGGAGCGGGTCTGA
- a CDS encoding aldehyde dehydrogenase family protein has protein sequence MQNFDKLYINGEWVAPRGSGHIDVLSASTEEVIGRIPEGTAQDADLAVRAARKAFEAWSTRPAAERAQVLQRLQQGLTARQDELARTITGELGMPLALAKPIQVGTPITVTGTYVQLLQEYSFEEQVGNSLVVREPVGVVVCITPWNYPLHQIIAKVAPALAAGCTVVLKPSEVAPLNAFMLAEIVHEAGVPAGVFNLVSGTGPIVGEALVRHPDVDMVSFTGSTRAGRRVSELASATIKRVALELGGKSASILLDDVNLKNAVKRVVSNCFLNSGQTCSAHTRMLVPRSLHEEASQLAAELAAGFTVGDPFKGEAKLGPLISDTQRARVREYILQGVREGARLVAGGPEQPEGLTKGYYVKPTVFAGVTPEMTIAQEEIFGPVLVVMPYEDEDDAIRIANSTVYGLSGGVWSNDVERAKRVARRMRTGQVDINGGRFNPLAPFGGYRQSGHGREFGRYGLEEFLEHKAMQL, from the coding sequence ATGCAGAACTTCGACAAGCTCTACATCAACGGTGAGTGGGTGGCGCCCCGAGGCTCGGGGCATATCGACGTGCTGTCCGCGTCCACCGAGGAGGTCATCGGCCGTATCCCCGAGGGCACCGCGCAGGACGCGGACCTCGCGGTGCGTGCGGCCCGTAAGGCCTTCGAGGCCTGGTCCACCCGGCCCGCCGCCGAGCGCGCGCAGGTGCTGCAGCGGCTCCAGCAGGGACTGACGGCGCGGCAGGACGAGCTGGCCAGGACGATTACCGGCGAGCTGGGCATGCCCCTCGCCCTGGCGAAGCCCATCCAGGTCGGCACGCCCATCACCGTGACGGGCACCTATGTGCAGCTCCTCCAGGAGTACTCCTTCGAGGAGCAGGTGGGGAACTCGCTGGTGGTGCGCGAGCCGGTGGGGGTCGTGGTCTGCATCACCCCCTGGAACTATCCGCTCCATCAAATCATCGCCAAGGTGGCCCCGGCGCTGGCCGCGGGCTGCACCGTCGTCCTCAAGCCCAGCGAGGTCGCACCGCTCAACGCCTTCATGCTGGCGGAGATTGTTCATGAGGCAGGTGTCCCGGCGGGCGTCTTCAACCTCGTCTCGGGCACGGGCCCCATCGTGGGCGAGGCGCTGGTGCGACACCCCGACGTGGACATGGTGTCCTTCACGGGCTCCACGCGCGCGGGGCGCCGGGTGTCGGAGCTGGCCTCCGCCACCATCAAGCGGGTGGCCCTGGAACTGGGCGGCAAGTCGGCCTCCATCCTCCTGGACGACGTGAATCTCAAGAACGCCGTGAAGCGGGTGGTCAGCAACTGCTTCCTCAACTCCGGGCAGACCTGCTCCGCGCACACGCGCATGCTCGTGCCCCGCTCGCTCCATGAGGAGGCCTCGCAGCTCGCGGCCGAGTTGGCCGCCGGCTTCACCGTGGGCGACCCGTTCAAGGGCGAGGCGAAGCTCGGGCCCCTCATCTCCGACACTCAGCGCGCGCGAGTCCGCGAGTACATCCTGCAGGGCGTCCGCGAGGGCGCCCGGCTCGTCGCCGGTGGGCCGGAGCAGCCCGAGGGACTCACGAAGGGCTACTACGTGAAGCCCACGGTGTTCGCGGGCGTCACGCCGGAGATGACCATTGCCCAGGAGGAGATCTTCGGCCCCGTCCTGGTCGTCATGCCCTACGAGGACGAGGACGACGCCATCCGCATCGCCAACAGCACCGTCTACGGCCTGTCGGGCGGCGTGTGGTCCAACGACGTGGAGCGCGCGAAGCGGGTCGCCCGCCGGATGCGCACCGGCCAGGTGGACATCAACGGCGGCCGCTTCAACCCGCTGGCGCCGTTCGGTGGCTACCGGCAGTCCGGCCATGGCCGCGAGTTCGGCCGGTACGGGCTGGAAGAGTTCCTGGAGCACAAGGCGATGCAGCTCTGA
- a CDS encoding Zn-dependent alcohol dehydrogenase: MKAAVCFEKDVLTVDDIQFSPPQAREVLVRMSACGVCHTDLSVLNGTVKMKLPCVLGHEGAGIVEEVGEEVTHVKKGDKVVLSWVAQCGECYYCRIQRPNLCELGEKINATNRMPDGSTRLRKDEKELNVFSALGALAEYAVVPARAAVRLPPDAPLDKAALIGCAVTTGVGAVFNTAQMPPGATVAVFGAGGVGLNIIQGAVIAGAERIIAVDVHPRKLEFAKTFGATDVVDANGKDVTAAIRELTRGRGVDYAYEAVGRKETIEQAYLSTRKAGTCVVVGVGSVKEQISLNVFVLPLFEKRLLGSWFGTADVHKDMPRLLDLYTQGKLKLDELVTTTYSLNQLDAAFADMKSGVNARGVILF, from the coding sequence ATGAAGGCTGCTGTGTGTTTCGAGAAGGACGTGCTGACCGTCGACGACATCCAGTTCTCCCCGCCGCAGGCGCGCGAGGTGCTGGTCCGCATGTCCGCGTGCGGCGTGTGCCACACGGACCTGTCCGTGCTGAACGGCACCGTGAAGATGAAGCTCCCATGCGTGCTGGGCCACGAGGGCGCCGGCATCGTCGAGGAGGTCGGCGAGGAGGTCACCCACGTGAAGAAGGGCGACAAGGTCGTCCTCTCGTGGGTCGCCCAGTGCGGCGAATGTTACTACTGCCGCATCCAGCGCCCGAACCTGTGTGAGCTGGGCGAGAAGATCAACGCCACCAACCGCATGCCGGACGGGAGCACCCGGCTTCGCAAGGACGAGAAGGAGCTCAACGTCTTCTCCGCGCTGGGCGCCCTGGCGGAGTACGCGGTGGTGCCCGCGCGCGCGGCGGTGCGGCTGCCTCCGGACGCGCCGCTGGACAAGGCCGCGCTGATTGGCTGCGCGGTGACGACGGGCGTGGGCGCGGTGTTCAACACGGCCCAGATGCCGCCGGGTGCCACGGTGGCGGTGTTCGGCGCCGGAGGCGTGGGGCTCAACATCATCCAGGGCGCGGTGATTGCCGGGGCCGAGCGCATCATCGCGGTGGACGTCCACCCCCGGAAGCTGGAGTTCGCGAAGACGTTCGGCGCCACGGACGTGGTGGACGCGAACGGCAAGGACGTGACGGCCGCCATCCGCGAGCTGACGCGCGGCCGGGGCGTGGACTACGCGTACGAGGCCGTCGGCCGGAAGGAGACCATCGAGCAGGCGTACCTCTCCACGCGCAAGGCGGGCACCTGTGTCGTCGTCGGCGTGGGGAGCGTGAAGGAGCAGATCAGCCTGAACGTCTTCGTGCTGCCCCTGTTCGAGAAGCGGCTGCTCGGCTCCTGGTTCGGCACCGCCGACGTCCACAAGGACATGCCGCGGCTGCTCGACCTCTACACGCAGGGGAAGCTGAAGCTCGACGAGCTGGTGACGACCACCTACTCACTCAACCAGCTCGACGCGGCGTTCGCCGACATGAAGAGCGGGGTGAATGCCCGCGGCGTCATCCTCTTCTGA